The Bdellovibrionota bacterium nucleotide sequence CGAAACTCGAGATACCGGAAGGCTGCGTCTACGTCACCACGCGGAGGGGAAAGCAGTTCAACTCCATGACGTACGGTTCGAACGACCCGCTGACGAATCGCGAACGGACCGACATTTTCGTCTCCGGCCACGACGCTGACCGATTGGGTTTGCAGGACGGCGAGAAGATTCGCCTGCGATCCGACGTCGGTCAGATGGATGGAACCTGCCGAATCGCTCCGATTCCTCCGCGGAATGTTCAAGTGCATTGGCCCGAGGGGAATGTTCTAGTTTCTCGCCACTATGATCCGGTGTCGTTTGAGCCGGATTACAACGCCGTCGCCCGGATTGAAAAGATCCTATAGGGTATTTAATCCACCGATGAAGCGACTCGGGCTTACCGCGTTATTAGGGTTGTTGGCGAATACCGCTGCATGCGTACCTAATCTGGGACGCACAAATGCCAGACTTGAAGATGGCGTCGATTTTGCGGTTTCCGCCGGTCCCGCGTTTGTGGCGCCAGGAGAAGGCACGAACTCCAATGCGGATGAAACCCACTTTTGGGCCCAGTTCGAAGTCGACCTTCAGTACGCGAAACAAAAGGAGAACCAATCCGGTTTCGCGATTCAAGTGAAGATGCCTCTCACCTTCGTTTTCACTACATTAGACGCTTACCTGGAACTTCCGAGCCGGCATCCTCACTATTACGGCGTCGGCGTTGAAGTGGGGTTGGTTACTGGGGCGTACGGAGCGTATTCGTACTACTTTACGAAAAATGGCTACGTTACAATTACGCCCCGAATTCATGTCTATCTCGGCGGTCTCAACAATTCGACCGACTCTGAGTCTCGCATTTGGATCAATCCCCAGGTTGCCATGGGGTTCATTTCGCCGTCGGGGTTGGTCGATACTTCCATCTTTTTTGGCTACAACAGGCTTCTGGGGAAGGGGGTCGACTTCTGTATTTATGACTGCGACACGACGGATTTTCGAAATCAATTCTATCTGGCCGGGGCGCAGTTGAGGTTCTAGAACCGGTGTAACAGCCTATGGCTGAATCGGGTCCAGGAGCGCTGGATCGTCGTTGCGGGGGGAGTTCACGCGCCGAGAAACTTCCGTGGCAACAAGCGGAGGCAAGGGCGCTGAATGCAACAACTCTTGTAGTTGATCGACATCCGAATTTGTTTTCGCCGGGCGGTGCGAAACCCACTCTTCCGCAAGGTCGGGCGGGAGGATCACCGGCATCCGGTCGTGAATCCCTTTAACGGCGCCCCGCGCGTCGGCAGTCAAAATTGTAAACGTTCGAAAGGTTTTTTGCGATTTAGCATCCACACCCTCTTCAAAGAGACCGGCAAAACGAAAAATCTCGTTATTGGGCAGATGAAACCAGATCGGCCGGCGAAATTTCTTGTCGCCCGTCCATTCATAAAATCCGTCGGCCGGAATCGCGCACCGCTTTTCCCGAAACGACTTCCGGAATGCCGGTTTGGTGGCCGCCGTATCGCTGCGGGCGTTGATGAGGCCGCTTTTTTCCTTCGACCAAGAAGGGATGAGACCCCAACGGGCGGGATCGAGGCGGCGACTGTTCTCTTCACGAAGAAAGATCCAAAACGGGTCGCCGGGCGCGATGTTGTACCTTGGCCGATAGAGGCGGGCCTGTTCGACAGCCACCTCCACGCCGAATAGCGCCGCCAGTTGCTCGTAGCTGCTGGCGGTCATCGTAAACCGGCCGCACATGCGGCGCAGAATACTACAGACTGGACGGTTTTGCAGGAGGCGTGACGTCCGCGTTCATCTCGGCAATCGGCGCGAGTTGGTTGGCGAGCACCGTGCGTCCGTCGAAGTCGGCCGCGTCGGCGACGTCCACGGCGCAGGCATTCACCGGCCCATACTCAACAGCTAAGTTACTCTGATTGCTGGTCCAGATCTTGTTTGTCGTATCAAAGTCCACGCATTGCCGTTGAACCAGCGCCTGGGGTGTGTGGTCGTTGTGGGGCCCAGCCCAGTTACAAATCATACCGTCGATACTTCCGATGTCCGCCCGCGTGACATCCGGGCCGAAGCCGAAATAACCGCAACCCGTTCGCCCGCCGTCACTGGCGGCCGAGAGTTCCGAAAGAAAGACCCGCGCGTGGGAATCACCCGTACCCGCCTGCCACGCGTAGGAAATCACACCCGTGCTATCCGAAACGCTGATGTCGAACGTGCTGTCGACAAAATTATCTACCCAGCCGTCCGGATCGGGATCTTTCTTTGACGCATCGAGTGCGTTGTTCGCATCGAAGGGATTCGCCGTATCGCTGCAATAAGACGCTCGTTGCAAGCGATAAAGAAGGCGGCCGTTGGCGTCTTTGGAGTAAAGAATAGAAGTAGCGACCATTTTGGCGCTCTGTCCTCCGCACTTCGCGCCCGGGCCGAATGTCCCGCCGCTCACAGTCATCCAGAGTCGTCCACGGTACGTCGAGTTGTCGTCCGACGTTGGAATATGTTTGAGATGTACGGACGTGACAATCGTCTGTGTCGCCTGGTCAAAGGTGGGAGCTTCGGCCGAACCCGAGACTTCGGACAGGAAGGATTTGAATCCATCCGACGTGTCGGCTTGACGTTCGATCGTAGCGGCGGAGATCGTAAACGGTGTGTCTGTTGCGGTTAGTCCGTCTTGCAACGTGGTCGTCAGGTCCTTGCTTTCGCCTTCCACCGGCAACGTATCCGCTCCGGTCACTTTCGCCACGCAAAGCATGCTGGAGACGAGATCCACAGCCATATCGACTTTGCTCTGCACTTCGGCCATGAGCGAATTCACCTTAGCCACGACACACGGCTCGTTCGTATTCGCTTCAAGCTCGTCCCAAATGCCGAGATCGCCGGGGGGGAGGTTGTCATCGAGCAGAGAAGGATCGTCGGGCGGTGCCCAGTCCGGGTGGTTGGTGTAGGAAATACTGGGTCCGTAACAGGTGGCCGCCGGAATGGGACGGAAAACGCCGATTCCAAAGCCGCAGGCGGTTGGATCCGTGGCGGTGATGCGGGTTTCGAGTTCGTCGATCCGTTCAAAGTATCCTTTGAATTCTTCGTCAGGGTTTGGGGTAGCCTGTGCGCGAGAGTTTAGGCGAACCAATCCTTCGACGACTTCCCCGGATGTAAACGGGCTTGTGACGGCCAGGTCTGACGGATAGGAGGCGGAGAGACCGTTGGTCTCGGTTGTCGGATTGGTGTTCGTATTGTTGCCGTCGTCCGTGGAATTCGAACAGGACAAGGGGCCCAAAAGCGCCGTACAGACAAAGAAAGCTACCCCTGTGAATCCTCGAAGCGTTTTCATTGATTTTTCTCCCCGGTTGGAATGGTCGGCTCCGATAGTATAACCGATTTCAGCCCGCTTTTTTCGGCGGCTCAAGAAATTTTCAGCCGGTCGCCGACACGAATTGTTCCAAAACGGCGGGGAATCGCGTTTTGTGCAAAGAAGATTTTTCCATCCACCTTCCGGTACGCGGCCAAAGTTGTTAACGGTTGTTCCCCACGCAATGCGGTATCGGGATCCACCGTCGTTACGCTGCAGCGCTCGCAAGGCTTAACAAATTCGATGCTTACGTCCCCGATCGCAATCATCTTCCAACGGTCTTCTTCGTAGGGATCGCAACCGGTGACCAAAATGTTGGGACGAAAACGACGAAAGGAGATGGGTGCGGGCAGCCGCCGGTTCAAGTCATCCACGGAAGCTTCGGAAAGAATCAAAAGTGGATAAGCGTCAGCGAAACTCACTTGGTCGCCCGATTGTCCATACTCCGGATCAACTCGTCGGTTCGTATCATCCGGCATGTAAACCACACGCGTACGAATTCCCAAAAAACGGCTGAACCACTCGGCCGCGCGATCTCCCTGATCGACGGCTTCGACTCGATCGTTAAAAACGACGACCGATCGAGAGTGAAACGGAGTTTGATTCCGTTGAAGGAGCAGAGGCGGTTGATCCGGCGCCGAAACCCGCGGGCCCTCGGCGGTGAGCTCAACATGAATGAGCGCCATTCTGGGAAGCGTTCGCTGCGTGAGAAATTGCCCTTCTTCATTAACGACCATCCAGCGGCGGTCAAACTCGAAACCACGCCGTTCCACTTTGGTCGCTGTAATCGATATCCCCCGACACGATTTGATCGGGTAGATCCAAAGCTCTTTGACTGTGACGGATGAGGCCATGGTGGCCATAGATTATTTTTGGAGAAGAGCCATGGCCAGAACGAGAAGTCCTTCCTTTCGTCCGAGCGCGCCTAACTTTTCGGGGCGAGTGGCCTTTACGCTCACCCGATCGGCTTCCAATTGAAGTGTCTGCGCAATTTTTCGTCGCATCGGGTCGATATGCGGGCGCAGAATCGGATCCTCCGTAACGATCGTGCTGTCGATGTTGGCGATGCGCCATCCTTTTTCTGCAACCAGCGCGGAGACTCGCTCCAGGAAAAAAAGGCTCGATTTGCCCCGGTATTTTGGATCGGTGTCGGGAAAGTGCTGGCCCATGTCGCCGAGCGACATCGCACCGAGAAGAGCGTCGCAGATGGCGTGGCAAAGGGCATCGGCATCAGAGTGGCCCGCCAGTCCGGCCGCGTGAGGAATTTCAACGCCGCCCAAGATCAGTTTCCGGTCTCTTGCGAACGGATGTACGTCGAATCCCTGTCCGATTCGAAACCCGCTCATTCGACCTCTCCCTTGAGAAGGGCTTCAGCCATCCGGAGATCGTTATTGAACGTAATTTTGAGATTACGCGGGTCTCCCTCGAGCACTCGAACCTTTCCGCCGAAACGCTCCGCCACTTGAGCGTCATCCGTAGCTCGGAAGGAATCCTTCGCTGCCTGATCGTACGCTTTCAAGATCCAGGGAAATCGAAAAACTTGAGGCGTTTGCATGGCCCAAAGATGGGTTCGCTCGACGGTGCGGTCGATTTTCGGCGGAGAGGAGACTTCTTTGAGTGTGTCGTGAACCGGAACGGCGACGACCGAACCGTCCCACCCTTCCAACGACAGGAGCGAGGCGGAAATCAATTTGCCGTGGATCAGCGGCCGGGACGCATCATGAATGGCGACGACGTCGCAGGGCCAATCGATCGCCCGAAGCCCCAGATGAACCGATTCTTGTCTTGACTCTCCCCCCACGATGGCCTTCACGACTTTCCGGATGTCGTAGCTGTGAAACGTCGACGGGTTGTACGATGCCAGCTGCGCTTCGGGGACCGTGATGACGATTTCTTCGACTTCGGTGCATCGTTCGAAGGCTTGTACCGAACGGACCAGGATGGGGAGCCCCAAGAGAGGCAGAAACTGTTTGGGGGTTGGTGTGCCGAATCGTTTTCCACTACCGCCCGCGGTAATGACGGCGGTGACGTTCACTCTTCGAAGATCTTGCGAATGTCCCGCTCGATCTCCTCTTCCGCGACCGATTTGGCCAATGCCAGCTCCTTGATCAGCAGGTTTCGGGCGGTGTCGAGCATCTTTCTCTCACCAAAGGAAAGGGTCTTCGTCTGTTTCAGCACAAAGAGATCGCGCATGACCTCGGCGATCTCGAACACCGATCCGGTCTTGATTTTTTCCATGTATTCTCGGTACCGGCGGTTCCACGTCGTGGTGTCGATCACGACATCGCGTTTTTGAAAAATCTTGTAAACCTCTTTCACCTTATCGCCGGTGATGATTTGGCGGAGACCGACGTTCTTGAGGTTCGACGTCGGAATCATGATCGTCATGTCGTTGTCCAGAATCCGCAGGACGAAAAACGACATGACCGTTCCGGAGATCTCCTTGTTTTCGATCCGTTCGATGACCCCGACACCATGGGCGGGGTAGACCGCTTTGTCTCCAACCTTGAAGGGGGCCTGTGCAGCGTTCCGCGTCATAAAAAGCGCAACACACTACCAAAGATTGCGGCAATTATCAACTATCGGAAACTATTCAAGAATTCTCCATGATCCTCTCGATGCTGTCGAGGAGGAATTCCATGTCGGACAGATCGATCTGCTTGAATTGAATTCCCATTCCGGCGGGATGGTCGGGAAACGCCCCTTTCGGTTTGGGCCCGGCTTTTCTCGTCCAAACCACCGTGCCGGTCGCTTCGACCGCCCGATCCGAGTAGGGAATGGAAAACTTGAGATCCACCTCGGTCCCCAGCGGCAGCGTGATGTCGGCCCGGATGAAAATTCCTCCTTTCGAGAGATTCATGATTTCGCTGTCCAGAAACGTCCCGATCGTGGACACACTGATCGGAATTTGAACCGGAAACCGCTTCGTTCGCGGCAGCCAGGTCTTGTTTGAATCGGTCATCTATCAAGAGCAACGGCCGTGCTCTGCGAATACGTCGAAAGCGTGCGGTTGACGTTCGTCACTTTCGGGATCTGCTTTTCCCGAAGGAAGGCCTCCATTTCGTCCAGGATCGTTATACAGGCGTTGGAGCGGACGAAGTTCTGCGTTCCGATCTGAACGGCGCTGGCGCCGACCACCATGAATTCTAATGCGTCCCTTCCGGAGGCGATACCGCCGATGCCGACGATCGGAATGTCGAACGATTTCGCGACTTCATAAATATGCGCGAGGGCGACGGGCTTTATGGCCGGGCCCGAAAGGCCGCCGGTCACGGAGGACAGATGGGGCGTCCGTTTATCCAGGTCGACGGACATTCCGCGGATCGTGTTGATCAGGGAGAGTGCGTTGGCGCCGCCGTTGATCGCCGCTCTCGCAATCGCCTGAATGTCCGTCACGTTCGGCGTCAGCTTCGCCCAGAGCGGAAGTTTCGTAATCTTTCGAATCCGCTCGACGAGCTTTTGCACTTCCTCCGGATCGGTGCCCAGATCGAGACCCCCCTTGGCCACGTTGGGGCAAGAGACGTTGATCTCCAAGGCCGCGAGTCCTTCGGAATTGTTTAACTCCCGTGCGACGGAGACAAAATCGTCGGGGGTTTCTCCGTAAATGTTCGCGATGACGGCGGTGTCGTATTTCCGAAGAGCGGGGAGTTTGTCACGCAAGAAGGCTTCGACACCGATGTTATGGAGTCCGATTGAATTGAGCATCCCGCACGCCGTCTCATGTATTCTCGGCGGCGGATTCCCGGCCCTGGGTTGTAGCGACAGACCTTTGGTGACGAAACCGCCGAGGCGGTTCAAATCGACGAGATGGGCGAATTCCAAGCCGTAGCCGAAGGTTCCCGATGCGGCCAGAACGGGATTTTTCAGTTTCAGCGGTCCGACCTGTGTCGAGAGATCGACGGTGAATTTCTTCCCCGTGCGCTCTGCGCGTGATGCCATTTGGAGTCGGCGGAGGTTAGCGCACCCGCTTCGGGCGGGCAAGATATGACGAGAAGATCTTTTCTCCCTTGGCCGCAAGAACCCCCGTGGGATCCAGTCGCTTGGCTTTTTCCAAGTGCAACAGGCCTTCTTGAGGCTTCCCGCGATAGAGGAAATCGAGCGCCAAATGATAATGCCCTCGCGCGGCCCAATGAGGGGGCGCGGAGAGAAGTCTCGTGAATTCGGCGGCTGCGCCGTCGAGATCTCCCTTGCGACCGAGGAGGATTCCGAGATTTAGACGCGGATTGGGAAAGTCGGAACTGAGTTCCAGTGCTTTTCGATAGTGTTGCTCGGCATCGTCGTATGCCCGGTCCATATCGTCCAGATACCCGAGCATGTAATGCGCTCGTGCGGAGGTGGGATCGACGTCGAGAGTCGCTTCCCAGAGCCGCCGATCCGATTTCCACCGAGCCGTTTCGCAGAACGAAAGCATCCCGAGAAGAACAATCGGCGCCGCCATCGCCAGCCGGAGAATGTTTTTCGAAAGTACAACCCGGTGGCGGTAACGGGAGACTGCGATCATCAAAGCAAGCGAGACCGATGCGACGGTGAGATAAAGGCGTGTCTCATCGTAGAGGATTGAAAGCGGTTCAAAGCTGGATGTGGGCGCGAGCCAAAGCATGCCCCAAAGAAAAGCCACGGCCGTTCGTGACCTTCGGCCGACGGCCAAGAGGATCAGAAGCCCGACCATCAAGGCCGCCGCCGCCATCCAAAACGCACCGGTTGCGGTCAGGGCGGCGGGAACATAAATCGTTCGATCGACGGTCAGAGCATCGGGCCAAAAGAGGTCGCGCAAATAGTACGGGAACACGGAGAGTTGCGTCGAAAAATATTGGAGGTGCGTGGAGGGATTCGGCTCACTGTCATAGGGACGGGGCACTCTCGGGCAAAGCTCTTTATAATAGAGGAAGGAGACCGCGCATCCCAGAGCGACAAAGACAAAACGGGATTTGCGTCCGGCTTTGGGGAAGATCGGTTCCGCCGCCAGCCAAAGGAGGGGAAGAATCATAGGACTTTCTTTGATGAGAAAGCTTCCCAAGAAAAGAAGCCCGGCGCAGATGAGCCAGCGCTTCTTTTGTGATCGCGAAAATTGAAAAAGGAGAAAGAGGGTTCCCAGGGCGGCCGATGCCACCCAAAGATCGCTCTGCTTCCAAATTATCGCGAGGGAAGTGACCTGAACGGGATGGAGAAGGAAAAGGGACGACGTCACAAAGGCCATGCGCGGAGAGAGATGAATGAGGCGTGTCGCAAGAACATAAAGAAGAAGCGCGTTCAAAGCGTGGAGTGCGATGGAAGCGAAGTGGAAAACGATCGGCGAAAAGTCAAAAATCCGGCCGATCAAGGCGAGGCCCGTGAGAAACAGCGGCCGATACGTACCGTCCATTTCGTGCGCGTGGTCGATATGGCCCAGCCAAAGCTCTTTGATGCCGGCAAACGATCGGAGCAGCTCATTGGTTTGAATGACGATTGAATCGTCGTAGTGATAGGGAGAGAAAAGAAGCGGCCCGAATGCAGCTACTGCGAGAATAAGAAAAAGGGAATAGCGCCGGATCAAGCGCTACGATCTTATCGTATTCAGGACGGAAAAAATGCTGTCGAGTGTTTTGGGGGTCTGGCCTCGTGTCGACAAGAAACGCACACCCATGCCATGCGGAGCCGTCGTTCTTCCCCGCCTGCGGCGGTTCGACCAGACCACTTCGCCTTCGAGATGGAATTTCATGGGATTCTCTTGAGGAAGCTGAAGTGTGAAGAAAGCCTTGGCTCCGCTCGGCAGTGGCACCGGCGTGTGAATGTACATTCCACCGCGGCTGATGTTTCCGGTCGTGGCCAGAATCGGTCCGTCGGGGCCCCGAAATTCGACGGCCACCGACATCTCATGCCGTTCGTGAGAGCGTTCCACTTTTTCAGTTCGTAAAGCTGGGGACATGGCGTCTTAACGCTTCCTTTCAGGCCAAGATCGAAATCCTGATTCGTTAAAGAGAAAACTATCAGATCTCGGAATCTTGTGGAAATCTTTTGCCGTCGCCCGAGGCCGTCCGCCATAACCTTCTGAAATAACACAAAGTTTAGATATCCCCAGGTGTGGAAGAAATGACGATATATGGTCACATACGTCAACTATTCTACGAGTCCAGCGTGCGGCGGCTAGGTTTTTCATTCTCTCTATCCCCATTCGATAAGAGAGCAAGAGACATACCGAAAAAGGGCCCCAAATTTATTCTGCCAAATCTCATCATATCCACGGTTTGGACTTCCTGGACCCATCCCAAGAAAATGGGGGTGTAACCGCCAGTTGCGAAAAAGATGCGTACTGAGCTGTTTTTGACCTGGGATTCCATACCTAAGGTCTCGTAATTTTTTACGAATCTTTTCCGTAACCGCATAGGCATATGCGAGTCTCGATCTATGTAGGTGTCCTTCATTCCCCCGTTCTCGGCTGGCAAGTAAACCGATAAGAATTGGCCGCGGTCGGACGACGCCCTCATGATGCTGCGATAAGAGCGGCCCAGACCGGGATTCTCCTGTCGCACGAGAAACTGAGATACACCTGTGTTTTTAGCTAGGTGTTGTGGCCTTAGGGTTGCATTAGATTGCTGGCGACGATAGGTGAGAGCCTAGAGCGAGGAGAATTCCGATGAAGACCAAAAAAGTTTGGCGTTTGATCTCATGCCTGCTCGTGTCATGCTTTTTCGTTCAACCGGGCCTAGCGCAGCAACCCAGGCCGGATGTAGACCCGGCGAATAAGCCGGGCAGTTGCCCGACCGAGGTTGTCCAGGCGATCTTGGGTATCCAGGATCCCGATGTTTCCATTGCGTTAGAAAACGATCGGATTCTGGCCACCATCAGGACAGTAGAGACATCCCCAGTTAAACCTGTGCAGATAAAGTTATCTTTCCAGGGGGAGCCAAAAACCGTTTGGAATGAGATCAAGGCGCTTCGCATTCCGGGTGTGTTCATCCAGGTCAAGGGTGATGAAGTTTGGGCGGTGATCAATGAGGTGGCCACTGTCAAAACCGTGGACATCGTTTGTTCTGATGACCGTTTCATGGCGTATGCACGAGCGGTCGATCCATCTCTTGTAGCGGAAGTCCTTAAGGGAGCGGTTGAAAAAGTCGCTGATCTGATGAAGGAGGCTACCGACCCTTACAGCAATTTATACCTGTTGACTTTGGCGCTGGCGGAACGCGGGGAGGAAGACATCCGGGTCAAGTCGCGACTCACAGGGTTAAGCAACCTGGAGAGACTCAAGGTGCTTGTCTTGACCTTGACGGATGTGGGGTCGGGCGTGTCGATCAGTCCAGCGACCTCTCTACCTATTAGCGGCGGACTGCTGCCCGGTTTGTGGTGACTGATAGGACTCAGGGAGTTTTTCACTCGACATTCGCTCGCCGCAAGCGCTTCGTCATTTCATTCGAGAGGTATAAATTTTGACGAGCGTTTTGGTCGTCCTGCGCCCTGAACTTACTGCGAACTCGCTGGCGGCTCGCTAAGCGGGAGTTCTTCATCCCCCCTTTCGCAGTTGGCTAGTAAGGCGACGAGATTTGGCCGCGAGACGAGGCCCGAGCGACGAGAAGCCCGGAGCATACGGAGGTATGTATGTGAGGAGCTTCGAGGAGCGAGAACGAAGTATCGCGGCCAAAGATCTAGCCGTGGTGCGAAAGGGGGGACTTGAACCCCCACGGGCTTGCGCCCGCCAGACCCTGAATCTGGTGCGTCTGCCGTTCCGCCACTTTCGCTTTGGGGGACTGTTTGTAGCTTCAAAGGTCCCGGGGATCAACTTTGAGATGGTCCTGGATCTGCGCCCGCAGAGCCAACGCCATGGGGTCGTTGGGTCTGGTTCGGAGGACTTCACGCAATAGGATGTAGGTCCCGAGAGCGTCTTTTCGGTAGTTCCAGATCAGATAGGCCGTACGAAGCTGCGTGTCCGGGTCGAGCGGGCTGATCAGTATGGCCTGCCGGAGCGAGCGAAACGCGGCGTCAATTTCCCCTTCGCGCTCCAGAAGCGTAGAGAAGTTTCGGAGCGTGACGACGTTTCGCGGGTCGGTGATCAAACTTAAGGTGAAGAATCGACCCGCCTCGCCCGAATTCCCGATATCCGAAGCAAGAATTCCGAGGTTGAGAAGGGCGCGCGATTGGAACGAGTCTCGTCGAACCACCTGGAGCAGAGCGTTTTTCGCTTCGGCGTACCGCTTTTCTTTCACCAGAAACGCGCCGTAGAACAGTTGGGACACGGCGTACTCGGGATCGAGATCCGAGGCATGGCGGAACGCCGCATCGGCCTTCTCGGCCTGGCCGGCATCTGCATAGGCCTGCCCCAAATTCACCCACGCTCGAACATCTTGAGCTTCATCACGGACATTCATCGACCAGAGAGTGACGGCGTCTCTCCAGCTTCGTGTTCGAAGAAGATCGTGCCCCGCGTACACCGCGAAAAGAACAACGGGTGCAATTGCAATCGCCGGCTTTGCGAGTTTCCAATTTTGCTTTGAGGCTAAATCGAGTGAACGGAAAAGGGCTAAGGCGACGAGAATGGCGATGCCGATCATCGGTAAATAAAGCCGATCTTCATCGACAGAGAGATCCAACGGAACCAGGCTGGATGAAGGGAGCAGGCCCAGAAAGAACCAACAAATCGCGAACGTAACGACGGGATTCTTCTTTCGTACCATCCAACCTACGCCAAGCGACGCCGCGGTCACGAGGATGCCGGCCCACAGTCGCGGGTCGTTCCCCTGGCGGACGGGCGGGAGGTAATGGAACACGTTCAGCCCCGCCGGCCAGAGGATGAGTTTTAGATATTCGAGAAGAGCGGCGGCCTGCGTCTGAAAATAGGCCCAGCGATCGAGTTGCATCGAGGGAGGGGTGTAGGTCTGGGGTTGATAGGGAAAGGCCTGTAACGCTCGGGGCATGGCGACGAATAAAATCCAAATGTGAACGACCGTGAAAAGGAAGATCGGGCAGTAGATGGCCGCGTCTCGCTCCCGCGGAGTCCGTTTTCGTTTCCACACAAGCTGGTCGCCCAAAAAAAGCGCCGGCAGGAGAATCAGTGCG carries:
- a CDS encoding molybdopterin dinucleotide binding domain-containing protein: MPNGRARFSAISPPKLEIPEGCVYVTTRRGKQFNSMTYGSNDPLTNRERTDIFVSGHDADRLGLQDGEKIRLRSDVGQMDGTCRIAPIPPRNVQVHWPEGNVLVSRHYDPVSFEPDYNAVARIEKIL
- a CDS encoding SOS response-associated peptidase, which produces MCGRFTMTASSYEQLAALFGVEVAVEQARLYRPRYNIAPGDPFWIFLREENSRRLDPARWGLIPSWSKEKSGLINARSDTAATKPAFRKSFREKRCAIPADGFYEWTGDKKFRRPIWFHLPNNEIFRFAGLFEEGVDAKSQKTFRTFTILTADARGAVKGIHDRMPVILPPDLAEEWVSHRPAKTNSDVDQLQELLHSAPLPPLVATEVSRRVNSPRNDDPALLDPIQP
- a CDS encoding MOSC N-terminal beta barrel domain-containing protein — its product is MASSVTVKELWIYPIKSCRGISITATKVERRGFEFDRRWMVVNEEGQFLTQRTLPRMALIHVELTAEGPRVSAPDQPPLLLQRNQTPFHSRSVVVFNDRVEAVDQGDRAAEWFSRFLGIRTRVVYMPDDTNRRVDPEYGQSGDQVSFADAYPLLILSEASVDDLNRRLPAPISFRRFRPNILVTGCDPYEEDRWKMIAIGDVSIEFVKPCERCSVTTVDPDTALRGEQPLTTLAAYRKVDGKIFFAQNAIPRRFGTIRVGDRLKIS
- the ispF gene encoding 2-C-methyl-D-erythritol 2,4-cyclodiphosphate synthase, encoding MSGFRIGQGFDVHPFARDRKLILGGVEIPHAAGLAGHSDADALCHAICDALLGAMSLGDMGQHFPDTDPKYRGKSSLFFLERVSALVAEKGWRIANIDSTIVTEDPILRPHIDPMRRKIAQTLQLEADRVSVKATRPEKLGALGRKEGLLVLAMALLQK
- the ispD gene encoding 2-C-methyl-D-erythritol 4-phosphate cytidylyltransferase, which encodes MNVTAVITAGGSGKRFGTPTPKQFLPLLGLPILVRSVQAFERCTEVEEIVITVPEAQLASYNPSTFHSYDIRKVVKAIVGGESRQESVHLGLRAIDWPCDVVAIHDASRPLIHGKLISASLLSLEGWDGSVVAVPVHDTLKEVSSPPKIDRTVERTHLWAMQTPQVFRFPWILKAYDQAAKDSFRATDDAQVAERFGGKVRVLEGDPRNLKITFNNDLRMAEALLKGEVE
- a CDS encoding CarD family transcriptional regulator is translated as MTRNAAQAPFKVGDKAVYPAHGVGVIERIENKEISGTVMSFFVLRILDNDMTIMIPTSNLKNVGLRQIITGDKVKEVYKIFQKRDVVIDTTTWNRRYREYMEKIKTGSVFEIAEVMRDLFVLKQTKTLSFGERKMLDTARNLLIKELALAKSVAEEEIERDIRKIFEE
- a CDS encoding TIGR02266 family protein yields the protein MTDSNKTWLPRTKRFPVQIPISVSTIGTFLDSEIMNLSKGGIFIRADITLPLGTEVDLKFSIPYSDRAVEATGTVVWTRKAGPKPKGAFPDHPAGMGIQFKQIDLSDMEFLLDSIERIMENS
- a CDS encoding dihydroorotate dehydrogenase, with amino-acid sequence MASRAERTGKKFTVDLSTQVGPLKLKNPVLAASGTFGYGLEFAHLVDLNRLGGFVTKGLSLQPRAGNPPPRIHETACGMLNSIGLHNIGVEAFLRDKLPALRKYDTAVIANIYGETPDDFVSVARELNNSEGLAALEINVSCPNVAKGGLDLGTDPEEVQKLVERIRKITKLPLWAKLTPNVTDIQAIARAAINGGANALSLINTIRGMSVDLDKRTPHLSSVTGGLSGPAIKPVALAHIYEVAKSFDIPIVGIGGIASGRDALEFMVVGASAVQIGTQNFVRSNACITILDEMEAFLREKQIPKVTNVNRTLSTYSQSTAVALDR
- a CDS encoding tetratricopeptide repeat protein, producing the protein MIRRYSLFLILAVAAFGPLLFSPYHYDDSIVIQTNELLRSFAGIKELWLGHIDHAHEMDGTYRPLFLTGLALIGRIFDFSPIVFHFASIALHALNALLLYVLATRLIHLSPRMAFVTSSLFLLHPVQVTSLAIIWKQSDLWVASAALGTLFLLFQFSRSQKKRWLICAGLLFLGSFLIKESPMILPLLWLAAEPIFPKAGRKSRFVFVALGCAVSFLYYKELCPRVPRPYDSEPNPSTHLQYFSTQLSVFPYYLRDLFWPDALTVDRTIYVPAALTATGAFWMAAAALMVGLLILLAVGRRSRTAVAFLWGMLWLAPTSSFEPLSILYDETRLYLTVASVSLALMIAVSRYRHRVVLSKNILRLAMAAPIVLLGMLSFCETARWKSDRRLWEATLDVDPTSARAHYMLGYLDDMDRAYDDAEQHYRKALELSSDFPNPRLNLGILLGRKGDLDGAAAEFTRLLSAPPHWAARGHYHLALDFLYRGKPQEGLLHLEKAKRLDPTGVLAAKGEKIFSSYLARPKRVR
- a CDS encoding PilZ domain-containing protein; amino-acid sequence: MSPALRTEKVERSHERHEMSVAVEFRGPDGPILATTGNISRGGMYIHTPVPLPSGAKAFFTLQLPQENPMKFHLEGEVVWSNRRRRGRTTAPHGMGVRFLSTRGQTPKTLDSIFSVLNTIRS
- a CDS encoding tetratricopeptide repeat protein; translation: MATIPDMTSNPSRAFFARPAVVLACLLVAAFGAFFPALFNSFLFDDLSAVVENHWLTFGQIPRFFRNFFLDSSLTFVGFRPLLMSSFAVERELFGPSPWIYRCTNIVLHALITFLVYQLAIGLARSDVRRSERKFALFVALFFLLHPVQTNVITLAWKRSDLWVTLGILLSFIGFQRWSERRGGFHSLALGYLGAWVAILSKESALILLPALFLGDQLVWKRKRTPRERDAAIYCPIFLFTVVHIWILFVAMPRALQAFPYQPQTYTPPSMQLDRWAYFQTQAAALLEYLKLILWPAGLNVFHYLPPVRQGNDPRLWAGILVTAASLGVGWMVRKKNPVVTFAICWFFLGLLPSSSLVPLDLSVDEDRLYLPMIGIAILVALALFRSLDLASKQNWKLAKPAIAIAPVVLFAVYAGHDLLRTRSWRDAVTLWSMNVRDEAQDVRAWVNLGQAYADAGQAEKADAAFRHASDLDPEYAVSQLFYGAFLVKEKRYAEAKNALLQVVRRDSFQSRALLNLGILASDIGNSGEAGRFFTLSLITDPRNVVTLRNFSTLLEREGEIDAAFRSLRQAILISPLDPDTQLRTAYLIWNYRKDALGTYILLREVLRTRPNDPMALALRAQIQDHLKVDPRDL